Proteins from a genomic interval of Deltaproteobacteria bacterium:
- a CDS encoding siroheme synthase, with amino-acid sequence MKQNTSCQDYYPLFLDLKNKKVVVVGGGSVAERKVQGLLSAGAHVRLVSPETTGTLGEMASNGLIDYVPRSFIPEDLDKAWLVIAATDDTDVQKTVYEKALSKRVFCNVVDQPELCSFIVPSVVRRGDLCLSISTGGRSPALAQRLRRELEQSLDPFYGDYVSLLGELRQLIIKSHRDPVTRKQLCRSLADPAVMAWVRDGEWDKVERWAVSLCDTEAANIVSNYRH; translated from the coding sequence ATGAAACAGAACACTTCCTGTCAGGATTACTACCCCCTTTTTTTGGACCTGAAAAACAAGAAAGTTGTTGTCGTGGGCGGAGGCAGCGTTGCTGAACGTAAAGTTCAGGGACTCTTGAGCGCCGGTGCCCATGTCAGGCTCGTCAGCCCCGAGACAACAGGGACGCTCGGGGAAATGGCATCAAATGGCCTGATAGACTACGTGCCAAGGTCCTTCATCCCTGAGGATCTGGACAAGGCCTGGCTGGTGATCGCCGCTACCGATGATACTGATGTCCAGAAAACGGTATATGAAAAGGCCTTATCAAAAAGGGTCTTCTGCAATGTCGTAGACCAGCCGGAGCTTTGCAGCTTTATTGTCCCTTCTGTAGTCAGGCGGGGGGATCTCTGTCTGTCCATATCAACCGGAGGCAGGAGTCCTGCCCTTGCCCAGCGCCTTCGCAGGGAGCTTGAGCAGAGCCTTGATCCGTTTTATGGCGACTATGTCTCACTTTTGGGGGAGTTAAGGCAACTGATAATTAAATCTCACCGGGATCCGGTGACCAGGAAGCAACTCTGCCGATCCCTTGCAGACCCGGCTGTAATGGCCTGGGTCAGAGATGGTGAATGGGACAAGGTAGAGAGATGGGCTGTTTCTCTCTGCGATACGGAGGCCGCCAATATAGTTTCGAATTATAGACATTGA
- the aroA gene encoding 3-phosphoshikimate 1-carboxyvinyltransferase has translation MISSLRDEFIEIPQPAAGITAKVKVPGSKSITQRALVVASLAEGKSELKGPLDSEDTKFLRDALAHLGIPIQDKGTDWIIEGQGGRILPARQELYLGNNGTGIRFLTSVVALGQGTYRLTGTVRMAERPIGPLLKALKAWGAEARSIKKTGCPPVEIKAHGLEGGETLLSASKSSQYLSSLLLVAPVVRNPARIILDGPLVSRPYVDLTIAVMAAFGVDVQEEKDSFLVSRKTYKARKYQVEGDASSASYFWAAAAVTGGKVLVENMPPDAIQGDAAFADILAGMGCSIKKGPEGVTVQGPPHGRLKAIEADMGRWPDVVPTLAAVAAFARGTTVIRNVAHLRIKETDRLKAVAQELSKIGKSVRELEDGLIIEGNEGSQDMHGSLIDTYDDHRIAMAFAVAGLRVPGIRIKDPDCVRKSFPSFWQHWQKIAG, from the coding sequence ATGATTTCCTCTTTAAGGGACGAGTTCATTGAAATCCCGCAACCCGCAGCCGGCATAACGGCAAAGGTAAAGGTGCCCGGATCGAAGAGCATCACCCAGCGGGCTCTGGTAGTCGCCTCTTTGGCTGAAGGAAAAAGCGAGCTGAAAGGACCCCTGGACAGTGAAGATACAAAATTTCTCAGAGATGCCCTGGCCCATTTGGGAATTCCCATACAGGATAAAGGCACTGACTGGATAATTGAGGGTCAGGGTGGAAGGATCTTGCCTGCCAGGCAAGAACTCTACCTCGGCAATAACGGTACCGGGATACGCTTTCTGACCTCTGTCGTGGCCCTTGGTCAGGGCACCTACAGGCTCACAGGTACCGTACGAATGGCTGAAAGACCCATTGGGCCATTACTCAAAGCACTGAAGGCCTGGGGGGCCGAGGCAAGGAGTATTAAGAAAACCGGTTGCCCTCCGGTAGAAATCAAGGCCCATGGACTTGAAGGCGGAGAAACCTTGCTTTCTGCCTCAAAGAGCAGTCAGTACCTGTCTTCCTTGCTGCTCGTGGCTCCGGTTGTCAGGAATCCGGCCAGGATTATCCTGGACGGCCCTTTGGTGTCCAGGCCTTATGTAGATCTCACTATAGCCGTAATGGCCGCCTTCGGGGTAGATGTGCAGGAGGAAAAGGACTCTTTCCTTGTATCCCGCAAGACTTATAAGGCGAGAAAATATCAAGTCGAAGGAGATGCATCAAGTGCCTCCTATTTCTGGGCAGCCGCAGCAGTCACAGGTGGTAAAGTCCTGGTGGAAAACATGCCGCCGGACGCCATTCAGGGCGATGCGGCATTTGCCGACATCCTGGCCGGTATGGGTTGTTCCATAAAAAAAGGACCGGAGGGGGTTACGGTCCAGGGACCTCCTCATGGCAGGCTCAAGGCCATAGAAGCGGACATGGGCCGATGGCCCGATGTGGTCCCGACACTTGCTGCAGTTGCTGCCTTTGCCAGGGGTACAACTGTCATCAGGAATGTAGCCCACTTGAGGATAAAAGAGACGGACAGGCTGAAGGCGGTGGCACAGGAGCTCTCCAAGATAGGAAAATCAGTGAGGGAGCTGGAGGACGGGCTCATCATTGAGGGGAACGAAGGGAGCCAGGACATGCATGGATCTCTGATAGACACCTATGATGACCACCGGATAGCCATGGCCTTTGCGGTGGCAGGGCTGAGAGTGCCTGGCATCAGGATCAAAGACCCTGACTGTGTACGGAAGTCCTTTCCATCTTTCTGGCAACACTGGCAAAAGATTGCAGGATAA
- a CDS encoding aconitate hydratase yields MGMTVTEKIIDEHLVEGEMTPGSQIAIRIDQTLTQDATGTMAYLEFEAIGIPRVETELSISYVDHNLLQFDFRNADDHRFLQSVAARYGIHFSRPGNGICHQVHLERCAVPGKTLLGSDSHTPTAGGCAMLALGAGGLDVAMAMAGQPFYLRMPYITGVRLTGKLGPWVSARDVILELLRLMTVKGGVGKVIEYFGPGVAALSVTDRATIANLGTELGATGSVFPSDEATRSFLISQKREDIWQMLQADPDAVYHEIIDMDLSSLEPMIACPSSPDNVVPVREVAGQPVSQVIIGSCANSSLRDLAVAAKSLEHREIHPLVSFEINPGSRQVLENADMAGALRTLIHAGARIHQCGCLGCIGMGQAPATNTISLRTFTRNFPGRSGTKDDRVYLCSPETAVASAIRGVITDPRDLGQAPEVSLPEAYIINDNGIIPPPVDGSKVSILRGPNIKPLPEFEPLPEDLKAEVLLKVKDNITTDHIMPAGSKILPLRSNVHAISEHVFSAIDPEFSSRARAAGTVIIVGGENYGQGSSREHAALAPRYLGVRAKLVKSFARIHKANLVNFGILPLTFMDPDDYDRIEKGDTVNIPGLRTALLAGSDTVSIEVGKDRTIQAHLEVSERDRLILASGGLLNWAKARIGAGRT; encoded by the coding sequence ATGGGCATGACAGTAACGGAAAAAATCATAGATGAGCACCTGGTGGAAGGTGAAATGACTCCTGGAAGCCAGATTGCCATACGCATTGACCAGACACTTACTCAGGACGCCACGGGTACCATGGCCTACCTGGAATTTGAGGCCATAGGCATACCCAGGGTCGAGACCGAACTGTCAATAAGTTATGTAGACCACAATTTGCTGCAATTTGACTTCCGAAATGCCGATGATCACAGATTTCTCCAGTCTGTTGCCGCCCGCTACGGCATCCATTTCTCCCGTCCGGGAAACGGTATATGCCATCAGGTACATCTTGAGCGGTGTGCTGTCCCAGGCAAGACCCTACTGGGCTCAGACAGCCACACTCCGACAGCCGGCGGGTGTGCGATGCTCGCCCTGGGTGCGGGTGGTCTTGATGTTGCCATGGCCATGGCCGGGCAGCCTTTCTATTTAAGAATGCCATATATTACAGGTGTTCGTCTCACAGGAAAGCTTGGTCCGTGGGTCTCGGCAAGGGATGTCATACTGGAATTACTCCGCCTGATGACGGTAAAGGGCGGTGTGGGAAAGGTCATTGAATACTTTGGCCCCGGTGTTGCGGCTCTCTCTGTAACCGACAGGGCCACCATAGCAAACCTTGGAACCGAACTTGGGGCCACTGGTTCAGTCTTTCCATCTGATGAAGCGACCAGGAGTTTTCTTATAAGCCAGAAAAGAGAAGATATATGGCAAATGCTTCAGGCAGATCCGGATGCCGTATATCACGAAATAATCGATATGGACCTCTCTTCTCTTGAACCGATGATAGCCTGTCCATCCTCCCCGGACAACGTGGTGCCTGTACGAGAGGTGGCCGGACAGCCGGTATCCCAGGTCATCATAGGTTCATGCGCCAACTCATCGTTAAGGGACTTAGCGGTTGCCGCCAAGTCACTTGAGCACAGGGAAATACACCCGCTGGTGAGCTTTGAGATAAATCCCGGGAGCCGGCAGGTATTGGAAAACGCCGATATGGCCGGGGCCTTGCGTACATTAATCCACGCCGGGGCCAGAATACACCAATGCGGCTGCCTGGGATGCATCGGGATGGGACAGGCCCCGGCCACAAATACCATCTCCCTGAGGACCTTTACCCGCAACTTCCCCGGAAGGAGCGGCACAAAGGACGACCGGGTATATCTGTGCAGTCCTGAAACAGCGGTTGCATCCGCAATACGGGGAGTAATTACGGATCCGAGAGATCTTGGGCAGGCCCCAGAAGTATCTCTTCCCGAGGCATACATCATAAATGACAACGGGATAATTCCTCCTCCTGTGGACGGCTCGAAGGTATCAATACTGCGCGGCCCCAACATAAAACCTCTTCCGGAGTTTGAGCCGTTGCCGGAAGACCTGAAGGCAGAGGTACTCCTCAAAGTGAAGGACAATATTACCACTGACCATATAATGCCTGCCGGGAGCAAGATACTGCCGCTCAGAAGCAACGTGCATGCCATCAGTGAGCATGTCTTTTCCGCAATTGATCCGGAGTTTTCCTCAAGGGCCAGGGCGGCAGGCACTGTGATCATAGTCGGAGGAGAGAATTACGGCCAGGGCTCCTCCAGGGAGCATGCCGCCCTGGCGCCAAGGTACCTCGGGGTACGGGCCAAACTGGTAAAAAGCTTTGCCAGGATCCATAAGGCAAACCTTGTAAACTTCGGCATCCTGCCGCTTACATTTATGGATCCGGATGACTACGATCGAATTGAAAAAGGAGACACTGTCAATATTCCAGGTCTGAGGACCGCGCTGCTGGCAGGTTCAGACACGGTGTCAATAGAAGTCGGAAAAGACAGAACAATACAGGCCCACCTGGAGGTGTCTGAAAGAGATCGCCTGATACTGGCCTCAGGCGGCCTTCTCAATTGGGCGAAGGCCAGGATTGGGGCCGGGCGGACATAG